In one window of Hevea brasiliensis isolate MT/VB/25A 57/8 chromosome 10, ASM3005281v1, whole genome shotgun sequence DNA:
- the LOC110635048 gene encoding plant UBX domain-containing protein 4, with product MEDNTETGAKYDRGDDASNANAALINSFCEITSSSKEEALFFLESHQWNLDSAVSTFLDNNNTIHDNIDPVSLPTAPSARAANSSSPSSSPSESHSPNYSPSQSPSRSRSRSPSPSPSRASYRLRSRGKKPAKAVAGGSTARGGIRTLADLNRTPEVASGSDDDDDDDERQQYYTGGEKSGMLVQDPTKRYDADAVFSQARHSGAVERPANYQQSSSSSRSFTGTGRLLSGETVPSAPQPPEVVNHTVTLWRNGFTVDDGPLRRFDDPANASFLESIKKSECPLELEPADRRTQVHLDLMRREDNFSEPEKLQIPFKGVGRMLCSSSSRVTPAASNPSSSTTLSKTVPSPAIGLTVDSSAPTTSIQLRLADGTRMVARFNLHHTIRDIRDFIEASRPGGARNYQLQTMGFPPKQLTDPEQTIEEAGIASSVVIQKF from the exons ATGGAGGACAACACAGAAACGGGTGCAAAATACGATCGCGGTGACGACGCTAGTAATGCTAACGCAGCCCTTATCAATTCATTCTGCGAGATCACCTCCTCCTCCAAGGAAGAAGCCCTCTTCTTCCTCGAGAGTCATCAATGGAATCTCGACTCCGCCGTCTCTACTTTCCTTGACAACAACAATACTATTCATGACAATATCGACCCTGTTTCGCTTCCCACCGCTCCTTCAGCTCGTGCTGCTAACTCTTCCTCCCCTTCTTCCTCGCCTTCGGAGTCTCACTCTCCCAATTACTCTCCCTCGCAGTCCCCGTCACGCTCTCGCTCCCGCTCTCCTTCTCCGTCGCCGTCTCGGGCTTCTTATCGGCTTCGATCGAGGGGTAAGAAGCCGGCTAAGGCCGTGGCTGGTGGGAGTACGGCGCGTGGAGGGATTCGCACGCTTGCTGATCTGAATCGGACGCCTGAGGTTGCATCAGGAAGTGATGACGACGACGATGATGATGAGCGACAGCAGTATTACACTGGTGGCGAGAAGag TGGAATGCTGGTCCAAGACCCTACCAAAAGATATGACGCAGATGCCGTTTTTAGTCAAGCTAGACATTCAGGAGCTGTGGAAAGGCCTGCTAATTACCAGCAGTCTTCTTCAAGTTCAAGAAGCTTCACTGGAACAGGGAGATTACTCTCAGGTGAGACAGTTCCATCTGCTCCTCAACCACCTGAGGTTGTTAATCACACTGTCACTCTCTGGAGGAATGGTTTTACTGTAGATGATGGACCTTTGCGAAGGTTTGATGATCCCGCAAATGCATCCTTTCTGGAG AGCATCAAGAAGTCTGAGTGTCCCTTGGAGCTTGAGCCAGCAGATAGGAGGACTCAGGTCCATCTTGATCTCATGAGGCGCGAGGATAACTTCTCT GAACCAGAGAAACTCCAAATTCCATTCAAAGGTGTGGGAAGAATGCTATGTAGCAGCAGTAGCAGAGTCACCCCAGCTGCGTCCAATCCAAGTTCTTCCACTACTCTGAGTAAGACTGTTCCATCGCCAGCTATAGGCCTAACTGTAGATTCTTCAGCACCAACTACTTCAATTCAGCTTAGGTTAGCAGATGGTACACGCATGGTTGCACGCTTCAACTTACATCATACAATCAGAGATATTCGTGACTTCATTGAGGCATCAAGACCAGGAGGGGCAAGAAATTACCAACTGCAAACAATGGGATTCCCTCCCAAACAACTCACAGATCCAGAGCAGACAATAGAGGAGGCTGGCATAGCAAGTTCTGTTGTTATACAGAAATTCTAA